The segment TTCAATCAGTTTATGCGCCTCATTGCGCGTGCGCGGCACGATTTTGTCGATGCGGCCGTTGTCATCGCAAACGATTTGCGTCTCTGTGGTTTCAAAATCCACCGCACCGCGCACTTGGCGCGATTTAAGCAGCGATTGAAAAACGCCATGCAGATTCAGCAAGTCCTGTACGCGATCCTTACGCTTGGACGCTTCTTGCCCACGGGTGTTGGCCAAAATAGCCGCCACTTCGGTATAGGTAAAGCGCGCATGGCTGTGCATGACGGCAGGGTAGAACTGATAGGCGTGAATCTCGCCCTGCTCAGTGATCAGCATGTCGCAAACCATGCACATGCGATCCACATCAGGGTTGAGCGAACACAAGCCGTTGCTGAGCTTTTCCGGCAGCATCGGAATCACGCGACGCGGGAAGTAAACGCTGGTGGCTCGGTCGTAGGCATCCACATCAATGGCGCTACCCGTGGTCACGTAGTGACTCACATCGGCAATCGCCACCAACAAACGCCAGCCCTTGCCGCGCCCAATCTTTGCAGGCTCGCAATACACGGCATCGTCAAAGTCACGTGCGTCTTCGCCATCAATCGTGACCAAAGGAATATCTGTCAGGTCAATGCGCCCGGCATGATCCGCTGGCTGCACTTTTTCAGGCAAGGCCTTAGCCTGCTCCAAGCACGCATCCGAGAAAATATGCGGCACGCCGTATTTGCGCACTGCAATTTCAATTTCCATACCGGGGTCATCAACCTCGCCCAGCACTTCAACAATGCGGCCCACAGGCTGGCCAAACAAGGCCGGCGCTTCCGTTAACTTCACCACAACGACCTGCCCGACCGTGGCTGAGCCCGTAGCCTTCGCAGGAATCAAAATGTCCTGCCCATAGCGTTTGTCTTCAGGAGCGACCAGCCAGACGCCGCTTTCCTGCAGAAAGCGGCCAATGATGGGCTGATCGGGACGCTCCACAATCTCCTGCACACGACCTTCAGGGCGACCACGCTGGTCTTGGCGCGCAATGCGCACCTGAACCCTGTCCTTGTGCAACACGGCTCGCATTTCATTGGACGGCAGGTAGATGTCACGCTCACCATCGTCACGGACTACAAAACCATGTCCATCGCGGTGGCCCTGCACAGTTCCCAAAATTTCTTCATTCATATCGGTGCCATTTTCGCGAGGGTTCATTTTCTTGATATACAATCTATGTCTTTCCTGAGATGCCCAGGTGGCGGAATTGGTAGACGCACTAGTTTCAGGTACTAGCGGGTAATTCCGTGGAGGTTCGAGTCCTCTCCTGGGCACCAAGTTTAACGATAACCCACAAGGGTTGAGACAAACTTGGTAAACATTACTTTTTTGCAATGTTTAAGTCTAACGGCATCTTAGAGAAATTGAAGATTCGTTTGTAAGTCAATAAATTAGACTACAATATGAAGCTTCCCTGAAAGCCCAGGTGGCGGAATTGGTAGACGCACTAGTTTCAGGTACTAGCGAGTAACATCGTGGAGGTTCGAGTCCTCTTCTGGGCACCAAATACAAAAAGCCGTCGCATGCAAATGCGACGGCTTTTTCGTTTTTCGCAGCAACGCTGCCCTCTTTCAAAATCTTTAGCCAAATTGCACTCAACAAGCGTGAATACTGAATTTCCTGCTATATAATTCATCCACTCTGAAAGCCCAGGTGGCGGAATTGGTAGACGCACTAGTTTCAGGTACTAGCGAGTAACATCGTGGAGGTTCGAGTCCTCTTCTGGGCACCAAATACGAAAAGCCGTTGCATGCAAATGCAACGGCTTTTTCGTTGCCCGCAACAAAGCTACCCTCTTAAAAAATCTTTAGCCAAATTGCACTCAACCGGCTTGAGCACTGAATTTCCTGCTATATAATTCATCCACTCTGAAAGCCCAGGTGGCGGAATTGGTAGACGCACTAGTTTCAGGTACTAGCGAGTAACATCGTGGAGGTTCGAGTCCTCTTCTGGGCACCAAATACAAAAAGCCGTTGCATGCAAATGCAGCGGCTTTTTCGCTTCTACCCCTTCCTCAAGTTTTCGCAAAAAATCACAGCAAACAAGAGAAATACGGGTTTTCCCGCTATATAATTCATCCACTCTGAAAGCCCAGGTGGCGGAATTGGTAGACGCACTAGTTTCAGGTACTAGCGAGTAACATCGTGGAGGTTCGAGTCCTCTTCTGGGCACCAAATACAAAAAGCCGTTGCATGCAAATGCGACGGCTTTTTCGTTTTCCCTCTTCAATTTTCAGCAAGCAGGCTCATGCCGCGCCATAAAAAAAGGGAGCCAGACGGCTCCCTTTTTTGATCGATCAAGCAATGCTTACTTGCGCAGCAGTTGCTTCAGAGCTGTTTGCAGGCGGCGGGCAGAAGCCTCATCGCTGGTGCTGGCCAGCACGGTGGCAACATCTTGACCCCAAGTCTGCTGAGGCGAAGCTTCGTTGCGGCGCGTCAGCAGCTGCAATTGCAGTGCACGGCGTGCGTTCATCTGGTCTGCCGGTGTGTGCACATCAGCAGCCATCTCCAAACGCAACAGCGCTTCACCAGCATTACCCTTAGGTGCAGCAGTCACAGCGCCAGACCAAGAGCTGCGCACAGGGGCTGTCACCTTACCGCCCAGTTGCTGGGCCGAAGGCAGCTGCTCCGCATCACGCGCTTGCCATGCACCCAGCAGTTGCGTCAGTGCCTCGCCATGAGCTTGAGCCGCCAATCTGCGCAAAGCTTCTTGAGCATGCTCCACCGCATCACGCTGAGCGCGGAAAGCGGGGTCAGCCAGACGCGGACCGCGATCTTCACGAATGAATTCACGCGGGCCACGACCCATGTCGCGGCTATCACGGCCACCGCGATCACCTGCAGCACCACGCGCACCGTCACGACCACGGCCGCCATCACGGCGGTCGCCTGGGCGACCTGTAGCTGCAGGAGCCGCTTCTTTCTTCATGCCAGGGCGGTCATCACCACGCACTGCCACCACGGGGCGGGCAGGCTTGGCCGACACAGGAGCTGCTTCGGCAGTTGCTTCTGTTTCAGTAGCTTCAGACGCTTGATCTGCTTGGGCTGGAGCCTGATTTTCTTCAGCCTTGGCTGCAGGAGCTGCAGCAGCAGGCTGGGCCTTGATAGCAGCTTCCAGCTCAGCCAAAGCCGAGCGGATCTTCTGCGCATCACCACTAGCGTTAGCAGCTTCCACAGCCTTAGATGCATCCATCACGCGGCGGTCATGCTCGGACAACTCCACAGCAGGCGCACGCGAGCCACGCTCCACGCTCTTGCGGTTAAAAGCATCATCCAAAGGCTTGCGGAATGCATCCCACAGCTTTTGCTCATGCTTGCGATCCAAAGGTACGACTTGTGCCTCAGCTTGCCAGCGCTGCTGCAAATCCTTCACAGCATCGATACGCAAGCTAGCGGCTTCGCCCAGAGCTGTTGCCTCAGCAATCATGGCGTGGCGACGCTCCAAGCTGGTCTTTTGCGCAGCTTGCAGGGGCGCTTCAGCAGCCGACATGGCTTGCTTGAACAGCGGCTGCAGTTCAGCAAACAACTTTTCGCCGATATGGCCGCTTTCGCGCCAGCGCTCGCCAAACTGGCGCAGTGCGCGCAGCATGCTCTTCCAGTCTTGGCTGGCGGCATTGGCTGCAGCCCAAGCCTTGATTTCTTCAACCAGAGCCAGACGCTGAGCCTTGGCCTCCGTGCTGTCATGGCGAATCTTGTCGTGCCAAGACTCCACCACCTTGTAGGCAGCGTTGCAGGCTTCGTCAAACTTCTTCCACAGGCCATGGTTTGCCATGGAGCCTTGGTCAGCCAGCTTCCACTGCTCACGCAGATTGCGCAGGGTTTCCTGAATTTTGCGACCACCCATCGCCTGACCGTCGGGACGGTTGAGCAAGGCTTCAGCCTTGGCCACCAGCTCTTCACGCATCTTGTCTGCGTTTTGGCGCTGCCAACCAGCAGCATCACCCGCAGCAACCAGGGCTGCGTGCACTTCGCTCACCAGAGCCTCGTCCACAAAGCGACCATGGGCCTTGATGGCAGCGCGCATGGCTTGCACTGCGTCAGATCCAGCTTTGCTGTTGCCGCCAGCAGTTTCTGCCTGCAGCGCTTGCAGAGCTTGGTTCAAGCCAGCCTTGGCTGCTTCAACCTGCTCAGGGGCTGGCTTGCCACGACCGCCAGCGCCCGCAGGCGCACGGGCAGCAGCGGGCTTGGCCGCGCCAGCGGCAGCCGTTTCAGGCGGCAGGCCACGGGCCACGCGAATCTCATCCGCCCAGACCGGCACGGAAGGTAAAGGAGCGGCTTCGTCAGCGGCAGATGCTTCGGTTTGCGCCAGTGCAGACTGGAAAGCGTCCCAAACCAGCGCCAGCTGTGCAGATGCTGCTTCCAATTGAGGAGGAAAACGGCTATCCACGCTGGTCCAGCTGGCGTCACCAGTCAGTTCCTTGGCCTGAACTTGCCAGCGAGCCACGTCGGCGCCCAATGCTTCGAGCACAGACTTAGCGTCCTTCCAAGACTTGGTGGACAGCACTTCGATACGCTGAGCCAGCAGCAAAGCCACTTCGCGCTGCACCTGGGTGCGGTGCTGCAGATCTTCCACAGCCTTCACACGCTCGGCCAGCTGAGCCTTGAACTGGGACAGGGGCTCACGCGACAGCGCAGCACCCGCCTTAGCAGCATCACGCTGCCAAGCGGCAGCGGCAGCGGCATCAAAAGGCGTTGCCGCCAACAGAGCCTGAGCCTTTTCAGCCCATTCCACGGAAATTTTTTCCTGATTGGCGGTGCGACGAATTTCGTCCAGACGCTCACGCACTGCGCGGGCGGCGCTCTTGTCGCCCTTGCTCAGCTCTTTGTGAACGTCTTGGAGTTGCTCAACCGTGGGTTGAGTGGCCAGCCAATCGCGGATGCGCGAAGCGCGATCACCCGAGGTTTCGGCGGAGAAAGCACCACCCGTCAATGCATCCAGCGGATGTTGCTCAGAATTCTTGGCAGAGGCCGGGTTCACTTCAGATGCATCAGACATGGTGCTGCTAGGAGAAATAGATGTCATGTAGGGGTCAGAAAATGCCTGGCGGCCCTCGCAGTCAACGCTGCGACAGACCCATGTCAACCCACATGAGGGCAGACTTTCCAAGCGTAAGCCCACGCATCTTCATGCTTGGGCAAACAGGTATTTTCGCCTTTATTTAAAGGCAAGCCAAAAAATGCGAAATCACAAGGGATTTTGCATTGCATTTTTCATTGTGCAGACAGACTCAGCTGGGCGCGCGGCGTCCAGTCCTTGTCCTTTACATCAAGTTTGGGAGCGCCCAGAAACAGTCGCCCCAAAGGCAGCTTCTGGGTGGACAGATAGTCTCGCACCGCAACGCCACGCGCCAGCGCCAGCTCACGCATGGCGTCATCTGGGACGTTGATACTTGCCACCAACAAAGCGGTCATTTGATCGACTGGAAGCTCTTTCGCTAGTCCGACCACATTGCGGGGCTTTTTGATATCAGCACGGCCATAAACGGCTTTGAGCAGCGCGGCTCGCTCGGTATCAAGCACTTCAACCACGTCATCACCGCTTTTGCCATCACGGATGGCAGCACGGCGTTTTTGGGCCAGCAGCAGGCGATCAAGTTCCGCAGATTTCCAAGCTTCCTTATCCTCAGCCTCTCGTGATTCACCGACCACCGTCATTTTCAGCGCCGGGCGGTCATTGAGCGACTTGACGATCTTGGCCAGTTGATCTTTTGCCTTGGCATCCAGCAGCGCGCTGCCCGCGGCAAAACTCACTCCGCCCGACTCATCGCCGCCCGAGAACGCACCCGACAGCAACGCAAACGGCGCAGTCACGGCTTTCATGATGATGTTGCCCAGCACCTTGAAAACGATGGGTGCCAGACGGAACTGAGGATCGTTGAGCGAGCCGCTCAGCGGCACATCTAAATCAATCACGCCATTGCGGTCAGACAACAAGGCCACGGCCAACTTAACAGGCAACGATGCAGGCGCGCCTTCAACCTTGTCACCAAAGGTCAGCTGGCGCAGCACCAGTTTGTTGGATGCTGTAAGTTGCCCATCTGGCAGCACTTTGTAGTTCACATCCATGTACAGCTTGCCGCGCTCAATGCCGTAGCCCGCGTATTTGATGGAGTAAGGCGACAGCGGCGACAGCTCCAGGTCATTCATCTGCGTACGAATATCCAGCGCCAGCGGCTTGGCAAGCGGGTTGATCTTGCCGCCAATGTCCAGCGTCGCCGTGCCTTGCGCCTTGCCCTTGATCTCCAGATCAGCCATTTGCGGCTCAGTCTGGCCCGCAGGCGCTTCAGACGAGAAGGCGCTCAGGCGGCCCTTTAGCTCACTCAAATCAGCCGAATAATTGGGCTGAATGAAATAGTCAGAAAACTGCACCTTGCCGCCCGTCAGCACGATGGGACCGACCTTGATGACGGGCGCAGGGCCACTGCCCTCAGGCTTGGCTGGCTCACTCACTGCCGCAGCCTTACCCGCCTCAGGCTTTTCACCCGCAGCAACTTTTGCGTTGCTTTGCTCGTTTTGCTCTACCGACTGCTCAGACTTTTCAGTCTTCACAATGTCTTGCAGGTTAATGCGGCCATTGCGCTGCACAATCACACGGGCAAAAAAGTCGCTCAGCGCCGTATCGCGCACGCTCACCCGAAGCGGCTGGGCGGGCTGCATATTCAAATCCAGCCCGCGCACAGCCAGCATCTTCCAAGCCAGCAAATCGTCTGGCAGGCCCAGACCTGTCTTGGCAGCCATGGCCTTGCCGCGGTCAGCCGTTGATTCGTTCAACACCGCAGTCAGCGCGCCCTTGGCTGTGGTGGGTTTACCTGCTTCTTCCTTCACGGGAGCCGCCAAGGTGGAGCGCACACGCAGATCGTTCAGCTCGACATCGCCCAGTACGGCGACTTGCGGTCCCTTGGCATGGGCAAAATAGTTGACCTTGCCTTTGAAGTTTCCATCCGCACGTACCAAATCCACATTGAGCTTGTGCCCAAAGTAAGGCTCAAACGCATGCAAAGGCAGCGCCTTGACTTGCAACTGACCTTGGGCAGACACAGGGGTCAAGCCAAACTGCCCCTTGAACTGCAAGCTGCCCGCATTCACACGGCGATTGGCCGCCAGTTGCGCTGAAATTTCCAGCGGCGTGGGTGCTGCTTTGGTGGCTAAAGGCTCAAAAGCACCTAGGCGCACGTTCAAACCATTCACATCCAACTGCACCACTTGCGCTGCCTGCCCTTGCGCGGGCGCTGAATCGCGCAATTGGATAGATCCGCCATCCACGGCAATCGATGCCAGTTTGACGGACCATGGCTTACTAGGCTCCACCTTGCCACCATGCTGCGCTGGTTTGGCGCCCGAAGCCTTGGGCAGCCAGCGCTCATACATCCAGCGGCCTTGCGCATCGCGTATGGCAGCCAGTTGGGGCTTTTGCAAGGCAATCGACTCCACCTGCACTTGCTGCGCAGCCAAATCGACATGTATACCCGTTACCTTGATTTGCTCGACGTTGACTGGCGCCTGTTTATCTTGCAATTGCAGCTTGTCAGCCGTTAATTCAGCCACCTGCGCCTGCACGCCGCCCTCACCCCAAGAAACCTGGGCTTTGGTGTTGAGCATGGCGCTGAGCTGCGGCTTAAAGTGCGCCTCAATATAGGGCTGCACCCATTGCAGGGGCAGTTGCTCCAGTTTCAGCTCCAGCTTGCCGTCTTTGACAGTGGCTTGGCCATCAACCACCAGTTGGGCAGCGCCTTCAGTCTTGGCTCGTTCGCCAGAATGCAGACCCGTCGTTGCCGTCAGGTTCAACGGCTCGCTCATAGGCCAAGCAATGTTCTTAACCTGCACAGCCATCGGCGCGAGCGTCAGCGCGGCAGGGGCCGCGCCAGTGGCGGCATCGTGCCAGTGCACAATCCCGCTATCAATATCGAACTGCTGGACACTGATTGCTAAAGGGCTAACGGTCTTTTCTGCCGCAGTGGCTGCCTTCGCTTGCACCTTCGGCTGCTCAGCAACCTCGTCAGAAGCATCAGGTGTGGACGCAGATGCAGATGCAGATGCAGAGGCAGATACAGGCGCAGCAGACTTAGCAGGTGCAGTCAAACCCAGCCAATTGATCACGCCCTGCGCATTACGGCTGGCATGCACCTCAGGCTTAACCCAGCGCACCGACTCAAGCGCAATCTGGTTTTGCAACGGCTGCACATTTTTGAGCTGTACTTCAAGGGCTTCAAAGGTCAACAGCGGTGCATTTTGGCGATCTTGCAACTCCACGCCCGACAAAGCCAGCTTGCCGCTGACGCTCACCACGGCCTGCTCTTTTTCCTCAAAGCGAATTTGCAGATCTGTATCCAGCACACCCGCCAAAGGCAGCACTGGCACGCTGGCCGGCACATAGCCCAAATAAGGCGCGAGATCGATCTTGTCCCACTTGAGCGTCATCGCAGTCTGGCGACTATCTGTGAACGGAGTGCTCTCGCCCGTGGAGTTGAACTGACTGCCATTCAAGTCAAAAGCCAGATGCGGCAGCACCTTGATTTCACGCTTGGACTCTAGGTTGCTGATGAAAGGAATGCTCAGCTGCAAACCTTTTAGTTCATGCTTGCGCTGCACGGACTCGTCATTGAGTTCAATACGGCCATCACGCAGCGCGATGTTGTAGAGCGCAAAGTTGACCGGCTTGGATGGATCTTCGTCCTTGGGCTCAGAGAGCTTGGCGATCACATCATCAATATCGAGCTTGCCCAGCGAATATTGGGTTAGGCGAACCACCGGTTCATCCACCTCAATGGCATCAAGCACAGGAGCGAGCCTAAACAAAGACTGCGCGCTGGCATTGACGAAAATGCGCTTGATTTCTAGCTGGGGCTGGGCTGCAGATTCAAGGTCTTTTTGGCTTTCAGCCCCGTCAACACCTTCACTACTAGCTACTTTTTTAATAGCTTTATCGATCACCAGATCATGCAAGGTGATGGACAGCGCCCAAGGCGAGAAATCGATTTTTCCCACATGCACACTGCGCCCGAGCTTGGCAGAGGCTTGCTTTTGCAGCTGACTCTTGGCCACGATGGGCACCACGGCCCACAAAAGCAGCCACAACAGCAAAAGGACTAAAACAGACCCGAGAAGCCGGCGCAACCAGCGATTCGATGTAAGCAGTGACATGGGTAATTTTAAATTTATGCAAGAGCTGAAAGCCTCCCCGGCTTTCAAAAACAAGGCGCTTTAGACGACTAGGACATAACTGTACCTTGTACGCCCAGCGGCCTTGAAAACATCGCTCTATATATAGATAGCAAACAACGCGATTTCCAAGGAGAAGTTTGCGCTACAGCTCACACCTTTTCCCCGTTTAAATCTCAAAAAATGCAAACAATGTGCGGCGCATTACTGCTCATAAATGTACTTAAATGCGCCCCAGAAATGACAAAGCCCGGAAGCGGTCAAAACCGTCTTCCGGGCTTCACGGCCGGTACCAGACCGGGCCGTCTTTTGCAGTCATGGAGGATAGGGTCCCTACTGCTGGAAGCAAAGATTGCTCCCTTAAGTGCCTCAAGCGAAGATAAAGAGCAAGTGCTGACAGCCTATGAAATCAAAAGCCGTAGCGAGATTTGCTTTCCCTTTCCTTTGGCAAGCACCTGCAACATAGCAGGCAGATTCACTATATCTGCGCTTGCGAAGGGTTAAGCGTTTTTTTGCACTTTATTTCGCCTTCATGACAGATGTCACGATATCAGAGCTTTTCCCTCTTGCGCCCAATGAGTTTTTCTATGTTTTTTTAAAAAACTGTATGCATATACATGTTTTCAAATTACTTTAATATCTAAAAAGTATTTTTGTTAGTATTGACTATGCATTAAGAGCACTTTTAGAATCCGCCAGCGCTCAAATTGAGCGTTTTTTGTTTCCGCTGCCTCACGACTGAGCAGACCGATCAGCGCCTCGCCGAGGTGCTTTTAATCGGCCCGCAGCAAACCTCATCGGCGTGCTGCCTCTGGCTTCACCGTGTCACTGATCCGGTTGAACCTCGGGCGATAGCCAAGAAAGGACTAGCTATGCCAGCGTCAGGAAAATTAGTCGCCTCTGCGCGAACGTTGGGCCATAAGACGGCCAACGGTTTTCTTGCTCTTACCCACAACGGTTTCGCCCTCTTGGGCTTGGCCGTGGCCATTTCGGCCTTGATTTTAATTTCCCGCCCAGACCTGCGTCTGGCTGGTGCAACTGAGCTGCGCGAGTGGCTCGATACACGCCTGCCCGTTGTGGCTGAAACCATCATCGAAGAAGCTCCAGCTTCCGAGATCGTTGTCGCCAGCGACCGCGCCACCGCAGTCAACCCCACAAGCTTGCCCAAGGATCAAGCCGCTGTCGCCTTTTGGCTCAGCAAGAAGTACCGCGTCGCTCCAGAGCCCATCGCGGCCTTGGTCAGCGAAGCCTATGCTTTGGGCAAAGCCAACAAGCTGGACCCCACGCTGATTTTGGCCATCATGGCCATTGAGTCGAGTTTCAACCCATTTGCCCAAAGCTCGGTCGGTGCTCAAGGTTTGATGCAGGTGATGACTAAGGTCCACACCGACAAGTACGAAAGCTTTGGCGGCCGTCATGCTGCATTTGATCCCGTGACTAACCTCAAAGTTGGCGTCAAGGTGCTCAAGGAGTGCATTGCACGCGCTGGCTCTATCGAAGGTGGTCTGCGCTACTACGTAGGTGCTGCTAATCTGCCAAGCGACGGTGGCTACGCCGCCAAAGTACTGGCCGAGCATCAACGTATGCGCCAAGGCGCTGGCCTAGGCGCTAGCACTTTGGTTGCGACCAAGCCTGCTGCGCCCAAGGCAGTGGAGTCCACAACGGTGTCTCACTCTGAGCAAGTTACCGTTGCTGGTTCCAGCCTGTAAGTTTTCAATCCATAAACTGTCGATTTTTTTCAAGCTGGCCTCTGTGCCAGCTTTTTTTATGCCCGCACGCAAGTGCTCAGGAATAGCGCTGTTACGGCTTTGAGATATGTCAGCTCAGCTACACTAGAGGGTGTACGCAACTGGCGATAGGCGCAGAAATTTCTCTGCCGCTGACGTGGAAACCAGCAGACTGCAAGGTCTGTGAACCACTGGGGAGCGTACCGCCCAAGGTCGCAGCGATTGCAATCCACAAGCGTTTCAGCCGTTCGCCTGGGCAGCCCTTGCTTCAAGGGAATTTTTAGTTCACAGGACTGCCATGTTTCAACGCACCGATACCGTCGCTAAAGTCGACCCCGAACTGTTTGCAGCTATTGAAGCTGAGAACCACCGCCAGCAAGAGCACATCGAGCTGATCGCCAGCGAGAACTACTGCTCGCCCGCCGTGATGGAAGCCCAAGGCTCCCAGCTGACCAACAAGTACGCTGAAGGCTACCCCGGCAAGCGTTACTACGGTGGTTGCGAGCATGTGGACGTGGTCGAGCAACTGGCCATCGACCGCATCAAGCAAATCTTTGGCGCAGAAGCCGCCAACGTGCAACCCAATTCCGGCTCCCAAGCCAATCAAGCAGTGCTGATGGCGTTTGCCAAGCCCGGCGACACCATTTTGGGCATGAGCCTGGCCGAAGGCGGTCACCTGACCCACGGCATGGCGCTGAACATGTCCGGCAAGTGGTTCAATGCCGTCTCTTACGGTCTGGACGCTAACGAAGCCATCGACTACGACAAGATGGAAGCGCTGGCCCGTGAGCACAAGCCCCGCATCATCGTGGCCGGTGCCTCTGCCTACGCCCTGCACATCGACTTTGAGCGCTTCGCCAAGATCGCTAAGGAAGTCGGCGCCATCCTGTGGGTGGACATGGCTCACTACGCTGGCCTGATCGCCGCGGGCGTGTACCCCAACCCCGTGCCTTTTGCTGACGTGGTCACCACCACCACCCACAAGAGCCTGCGCGGCCCCCGTGGCGGCGTGATCTTGATGAAGGCCGAGCACGAGAAGGCACTGAACAGCGCCATCTTCCCCGGCCTGCAAGGCGGCCCGCTGATGCACGTGATCGCCGGTAAGGCTGTTGCGTTCAAGGAAGCGCTGACTCCTGAGTTCAAGGCTTACCAAGAACAAGTCGTCAAGAACGCCAAGGTCATGGCGGACACGCTGACCGAACGCGGCCTGCGCATCGTCTCTGGTCGCACAGAAAGCCACGTCATGCTGGTGGACCTGCGCGCCAAGGG is part of the Comamonas sp. Y33R10-2 genome and harbors:
- the glyA gene encoding serine hydroxymethyltransferase, with protein sequence MFQRTDTVAKVDPELFAAIEAENHRQQEHIELIASENYCSPAVMEAQGSQLTNKYAEGYPGKRYYGGCEHVDVVEQLAIDRIKQIFGAEAANVQPNSGSQANQAVLMAFAKPGDTILGMSLAEGGHLTHGMALNMSGKWFNAVSYGLDANEAIDYDKMEALAREHKPRIIVAGASAYALHIDFERFAKIAKEVGAILWVDMAHYAGLIAAGVYPNPVPFADVVTTTTHKSLRGPRGGVILMKAEHEKALNSAIFPGLQGGPLMHVIAGKAVAFKEALTPEFKAYQEQVVKNAKVMADTLTERGLRIVSGRTESHVMLVDLRAKGITGKAAEAALGLAHITVNKNAIPNDPEKPFVTSGIRIGTPAMTTRGFGEEETRITANLVADVLENPADEANLAAVREKVAALTAKLPVYSK
- a CDS encoding DUF748 domain-containing protein, producing MSLLTSNRWLRRLLGSVLVLLLLWLLLWAVVPIVAKSQLQKQASAKLGRSVHVGKIDFSPWALSITLHDLVIDKAIKKVASSEGVDGAESQKDLESAAQPQLEIKRIFVNASAQSLFRLAPVLDAIEVDEPVVRLTQYSLGKLDIDDVIAKLSEPKDEDPSKPVNFALYNIALRDGRIELNDESVQRKHELKGLQLSIPFISNLESKREIKVLPHLAFDLNGSQFNSTGESTPFTDSRQTAMTLKWDKIDLAPYLGYVPASVPVLPLAGVLDTDLQIRFEEKEQAVVSVSGKLALSGVELQDRQNAPLLTFEALEVQLKNVQPLQNQIALESVRWVKPEVHASRNAQGVINWLGLTAPAKSAAPVSASASASASASTPDASDEVAEQPKVQAKAATAAEKTVSPLAISVQQFDIDSGIVHWHDAATGAAPAALTLAPMAVQVKNIAWPMSEPLNLTATTGLHSGERAKTEGAAQLVVDGQATVKDGKLELKLEQLPLQWVQPYIEAHFKPQLSAMLNTKAQVSWGEGGVQAQVAELTADKLQLQDKQAPVNVEQIKVTGIHVDLAAQQVQVESIALQKPQLAAIRDAQGRWMYERWLPKASGAKPAQHGGKVEPSKPWSVKLASIAVDGGSIQLRDSAPAQGQAAQVVQLDVNGLNVRLGAFEPLATKAAPTPLEISAQLAANRRVNAGSLQFKGQFGLTPVSAQGQLQVKALPLHAFEPYFGHKLNVDLVRADGNFKGKVNYFAHAKGPQVAVLGDVELNDLRVRSTLAAPVKEEAGKPTTAKGALTAVLNESTADRGKAMAAKTGLGLPDDLLAWKMLAVRGLDLNMQPAQPLRVSVRDTALSDFFARVIVQRNGRINLQDIVKTEKSEQSVEQNEQSNAKVAAGEKPEAGKAAAVSEPAKPEGSGPAPVIKVGPIVLTGGKVQFSDYFIQPNYSADLSELKGRLSAFSSEAPAGQTEPQMADLEIKGKAQGTATLDIGGKINPLAKPLALDIRTQMNDLELSPLSPYSIKYAGYGIERGKLYMDVNYKVLPDGQLTASNKLVLRQLTFGDKVEGAPASLPVKLAVALLSDRNGVIDLDVPLSGSLNDPQFRLAPIVFKVLGNIIMKAVTAPFALLSGAFSGGDESGGVSFAAGSALLDAKAKDQLAKIVKSLNDRPALKMTVVGESREAEDKEAWKSAELDRLLLAQKRRAAIRDGKSGDDVVEVLDTERAALLKAVYGRADIKKPRNVVGLAKELPVDQMTALLVASINVPDDAMRELALARGVAVRDYLSTQKLPLGRLFLGAPKLDVKDKDWTPRAQLSLSAQ
- a CDS encoding lytic transglycosylase domain-containing protein, with amino-acid sequence MPASGKLVASARTLGHKTANGFLALTHNGFALLGLAVAISALILISRPDLRLAGATELREWLDTRLPVVAETIIEEAPASEIVVASDRATAVNPTSLPKDQAAVAFWLSKKYRVAPEPIAALVSEAYALGKANKLDPTLILAIMAIESSFNPFAQSSVGAQGLMQVMTKVHTDKYESFGGRHAAFDPVTNLKVGVKVLKECIARAGSIEGGLRYYVGAANLPSDGGYAAKVLAEHQRMRQGAGLGASTLVATKPAAPKAVESTTVSHSEQVTVAGSSL
- a CDS encoding DUF349 domain-containing protein, whose translation is MSDASEVNPASAKNSEQHPLDALTGGAFSAETSGDRASRIRDWLATQPTVEQLQDVHKELSKGDKSAARAVRERLDEIRRTANQEKISVEWAEKAQALLAATPFDAAAAAAWQRDAAKAGAALSREPLSQFKAQLAERVKAVEDLQHRTQVQREVALLLAQRIEVLSTKSWKDAKSVLEALGADVARWQVQAKELTGDASWTSVDSRFPPQLEAASAQLALVWDAFQSALAQTEASAADEAAPLPSVPVWADEIRVARGLPPETAAAGAAKPAAARAPAGAGGRGKPAPEQVEAAKAGLNQALQALQAETAGGNSKAGSDAVQAMRAAIKAHGRFVDEALVSEVHAALVAAGDAAGWQRQNADKMREELVAKAEALLNRPDGQAMGGRKIQETLRNLREQWKLADQGSMANHGLWKKFDEACNAAYKVVESWHDKIRHDSTEAKAQRLALVEEIKAWAAANAASQDWKSMLRALRQFGERWRESGHIGEKLFAELQPLFKQAMSAAEAPLQAAQKTSLERRHAMIAEATALGEAASLRIDAVKDLQQRWQAEAQVVPLDRKHEQKLWDAFRKPLDDAFNRKSVERGSRAPAVELSEHDRRVMDASKAVEAANASGDAQKIRSALAELEAAIKAQPAAAAPAAKAEENQAPAQADQASEATETEATAEAAPVSAKPARPVVAVRGDDRPGMKKEAAPAATGRPGDRRDGGRGRDGARGAAGDRGGRDSRDMGRGPREFIREDRGPRLADPAFRAQRDAVEHAQEALRRLAAQAHGEALTQLLGAWQARDAEQLPSAQQLGGKVTAPVRSSWSGAVTAAPKGNAGEALLRLEMAADVHTPADQMNARRALQLQLLTRRNEASPQQTWGQDVATVLASTSDEASARRLQTALKQLLRK